From the genome of Fusarium keratoplasticum isolate Fu6.1 chromosome 11, whole genome shotgun sequence, one region includes:
- a CDS encoding UBC core domain-containing protein, with product MDMSSPEGISMFGEAGKGGITNMSTSSSDSSSDSSSDSLSAKTPDDFDFDDLVAHNIKACAALSSTLDSTTPTVSRSDQRRMLIELEAINSWGNENERWYTLRPIVEDRLDAYLGTFIGPKNTPYEGGIFHVRFSLKEGYPFTPPEMWFLTKILHPNVDTRGTICMDLDWSPSLTLEVLLASAASLLDTPDWWDPMPDGLVAALGNDAEKFDEMARKWTKDFATGELIRPGDRIDGFCNATDSVPGWAKPIMWARKRLNPNAFGLFKR from the coding sequence ATGGACATGTCAAGTCCAGAGGGTATCTCTATGTTTGGGGAAGCGGGAAAAggcggcatcaccaacatgaGCACATCGTCATCAGACTCTTCATCAGACTCATCGTCAGACTCTCTCAGCGCCAAGACGCCTGACGACTTCGACTTTGACGACTTAGTGGCTCATAACATCAAGGCATGTGCTGCTCTGTCATCCACCTTGGACTCGACGACACCGACTGTAAGCCGCAGTGACCAACGTCGCATGCTCATAGAGCTCGAGGCTATCAATTCATGGGGAAACGAGAACGAACGATGGTATACACTGAGACCAATCGTCGAGGACCGATTGGATGCATATCTCGGAACATTTATTGGTCCCAAGAACACACCATATGAAGGCGGCATCTTTCACGTCCgcttcagcctcaaggaAGGGTACCCATTTACACCCCCAGAAATGTGGTTCTTGACCAAGATTCTACATCCCAACGTCGACACCCGAGGTACAATTTGCATGGACCTCGACTGGTCCCCATCGCTCACTCTAGAAGTGCTATTGGCCTCTGCAGCATCCTTGCTCGACACCCCAGACTGGTGGGATCCCATGCCAGACGGTCTTGTTGCCGCGCTGGGGAACGATGCAGAAAAGTTTGATGAAATGGCGAGAAAGTGGACAAAAGACTTTGCAACGGGGGAGCTTATTCGTCCTGGGGATAGAATTGATGGGTTCTGCAATGCGACCGATTCAGTGCCGGGATGGGCCAAGCCGATTATgtgggcgaggaagagactCAATCCGAATGCTTTCGGGTTGTTCAAGAGATAG
- a CDS encoding AB hydrolase-1 domain-containing protein, with the protein MKLSTNLLFAQALWGTASQAQQIPPAVPFSTDFNSSFALTPAQIKAAGLSETIASSINAIVNFDRSNLANGGPRQDNFYTLPPKKPNLRPGQVLKVQEVTDPTPFNIASGSSLSRILYTTRDINGTIIPASAYILWPFIPRQFDGEPKGKAPAVLWAHGTSGFFADAGPSAFRTLQYDDKMPNHLVQAGYAVVAPDYAGLGLEKSWDGSTIPHQYFAMPAAGQDTLYAMEAALEAFGKRLSGKFAVAGHSQGGGVAWSAAELLASGKKNTFKHLIKRYVGTISFAPITETLPSPNFASTVGMRVSSIFPDFTLDQWLQPLAIARIKLFAQIQGGASVFQQLFLTEPGDALAKPGWYNSSYHAQAFEKIGNVGKKPFAGPMLVVQGPEDVFAAEAITNKTVTETCKLYPDNALEYMVVDELGHTPIITAARLLWMNWLEERFTGKKVVGCKRTSVEGWLGKGKHFTGSNSYSQWAGAPEYRYQNAGSI; encoded by the coding sequence ATGAAGCTTTCGACAAATCTACTTTTCGCTCAGGCTCTCTGGGGCACAGCTTCCCAAGCACAGCAGATCCCTCCAGCAGTTCCTTTCTCAACAGACTTTAACtcttcctttgccttgactCCTGCTCAGATCAAAGCTGCTGGGCTGTCTGAAACGATCGCATCCAGCATCAATGCCATCGTCAACTTTGATCGATCCAACCTCGCAAACGGCGGGCCCAGGCAGGATAACTTTTACACTCTCCCCCCAAAGAAACCCAACCTCCGTCCTGGTCAGGTCCTCAAGGTCCAGGAAGTGACGGACCCCACACCTTTCAACATCGCCTCCGGATCCTCTCTTAGCAGGATTTTGTACACGACCCGCGACATCAACGGCACCATCATTCCTGCGAGTGCTTACATCCTGTGGCCCTTCATCCCACGCCAATTCGATGGTGAACCAAAAGGCAAGGCCCCTGCTGTACTCTGGGCCCACGGCACATCGGGATTCTTTGCCGACGCAGGACCATCCGCATTTCGCACTCTGCAATACGACGACAAGATGCCCAATCATCTAGTCCAGGCTGGGTACGCTGTTGTTGCGCCAGACTATGCTGGACTAGGACTGGAAAAGTCTTGGGACGGAAGCACAATTCCTCACCAGTACTTTGCCATGCCCGCAGCTGGTCAAGACACTCTGTATGCCATGGAGGCCGCACTTGAGGCATTTGGAAAGCGACTGAGCGGCAAGTTCGCTGTCGCTGGACATAGTCAAGGTGGCGGTGTAGCATGGAGTGCGGCTGAACTGCTTGCTTCTGGCAAGAAAAACACCTTCAAGCATCTCATCAAGCGATATGTCGGAACCATCTCGTTTGCTCCCATCACTGAAACGTTGCCAAGCCCGAATTTCGCTAGCACTGTCGGTATGCGCGTGTCAAGCATCTTTCCGGATTTTACTCTCGATCAATGGCTTCAGCCACTGGCCATTGCTAGGATTAAGCTGTTTGCTCAAATCCAGGGAGGAGCCTCTGTGTTTCAGCAACTCTTCCTCACCGAGCCGGGAGATGCTCTTGCCAAGCCAGGATGGTATAACTCGTCGTACCATGCTCAGGCGTTTGAGAAGATTGGCAACGTTGGGAAGAAGCCGTTTGCAGGGCCCATGCTGGTGGTGCAGGGTCCCGAGGACGTTTTCGCTGCAGAGGCAATCACGAATAAGACTGTGACCGAAACGTGCAAGCTGTACCCAGACAATGCTCTTGAGTATATGGTTgtggatgagcttggccatACTCCGATTATTACGGCGGCTAGGCTGTTGTGGATGAACTGGCTTGAAGAGAGGTTCACGGGAAAGAAGGTGGTCGGATGTAAGAGGACTTCGGTTGAAGGATGGCTTGGCAAAGGAAAGCACTTCACGGGCAGCAACTCTTACTCTCAATGGGCTGGAGCGCCGGAGTATAGGTATCAGAATGCTGGTTCTATATGA
- a CDS encoding HET domain-containing protein, translating into MAGGISIVISQAQVEEIFDWNTLQDSFFAMGILSWHSLERKGDLDETPDQQEHANQWEMHRIGGAGVNAPQGICNLGTESGLEEMVKLIRQWLTTCSNYHQECGRDQDRVEGLPPLPTRVIDVGTLGQPHLRLHVPERGERDEYTCLSYCWGRGVPEFKTTTATVDDLRKHVPFAALPKTIQEAIVFTRQLKVRYLWVDALCIIQDDASSPRDWQLEAARFGGYYQNALCTLAATGSRDSSEGLFRQNNDLLYPSYFCTRVHRGSRGPLCFTWVSSVLDTTTVIYQSPLLERGWAAQERILSPRVVHFTNWCVIWECSQLIASERFPDESSCMVRDSIGSISNIFSRRDKMEPLLEDHWIRFCHWYVNMKFSRLSDRLPALSGVAQRIQDCTGLKYYAGLWGKHIAKGLAWYIRRPQAMPDDQVLRRPSWSWAASTGDLVYWGGNLGPYAWKHAYVHDQGLQILDVEVEYTGRDTDGLVTAGVITTDGMLGTLNLAELGYKQESENFWRMAGDKDEVGVRWDRVGSSTEVLRSYLCLRVALYTTRVTFQVQLSFVGALILAPDNSGLHGPVKYRRVGYGIFSREVWQEGELGRRVIKLV; encoded by the coding sequence ATGGCAGGGGGGATATCGATTGTCATCTCCCAAGCCCAGGTTGAGGAAATCTTTGACTGGAATACTTTACAAGACTCTTTCTTTGCAATGGGAATACTCTCGTGGCACAGTTTAGAACGCAAaggcgaccttgatgaaACGCCTGACCAACAAGAGCATGCCAATCAATGGGAGATGCATCGCATTGGAGGTGCCGGGGTGAATGCGCCCCAGGGAATATGCAACCTCGGTACCGAGTCAgggctggaggagatggttAAACTGATCAGACAATGGCTGACGACATGTAGCAACTATCATCAAGAGTGTGGTAGAGATCAAGACCGAGTCGAGGGCCTCCCCCCTCTGCCAACTCGTGTCATCGACGTTGGAACTCTCGGACAACCTCATCTGCGCCTGCATGTCCCAGAGAGAGGTGAAAGAGACGAGTACACGTGCCTCAGCTATTGTTGGGGAAGAGGTGTCCCCGAGTTCAAGACTACGACCGCCACGGTGGATGATTTGCGGAAGCACGTTCCCTTCGCAGCATTGCCAAAAACAATCCAGGAAGCTATTGTATTCACCAGACAGCTAAAAGTTCGATACTTGTGGGTTGATGCACTCTGCATCATTCAGGACGACGCGTCAAGCCCCAGGGATTGGCAACTTGAAGCCGCTCGGTTTGGTGGTTACTATCAGAACGCTCTCTGCACATTGGCTGCCACTGGATCCCGCGACTCAAGCGAGGGTCTCTTTCGTCAGAACAACGATCTCTTATACCCCTCCTATTTCTGCACACGGGTGCATCGGGGGTCCAGGGGGCCACTCTGCTTCACTTGGGTCTCATCTGTCCTTGATACAACGACCGTCATTTACCAGTCACCCCTGCTAGAGCGCGGGTGGGCAGCTCAAGAAAGAATTTTGTCTCCCCGGGTTGTTCACTTTACCAACTGGTGCGTCATCTGGGAATGCAGCCAGCTCATCGCTTCGGAGCGCTTTCCTGATGAGTCGTCATGCATGGTGAGAGATTCGATTGGTAGCATAAGCAACATTTTCTCGCGAAGAGACAAGATGGAGCCTTTGCTAGAAGACCACTGGATTCGATTTTGCCACTGGTATGTGAACATGAAGTTCTCCAGGCTGTCCGACAGACTCCCGGCATTGTCTGGTGTGGCACAACGCATTCAAGATTGCACGGGGCTGAAATATTACGCTGGCTTATGGGGAAAGCATATTGCTAAAGGCCTGGCCTGGTATATTCGCAGACCTCAGGCAATGCCAGATGACCAAGTCCTAAGACGGCCTTCGTGGTCCTGGGCAGCTTCAACAGGAGATTTGGTCTACTGGGGCGGGAATCTGGGCCCGTATGCCTGGAAACATGCATATGTCCATGATCAGGGCCTCCAGATActtgatgtcgaggttgaatACACCGGTCGGGACACTGACGGCTTGGTAACTGCCGGCGTCATCACCACTGACGGCATGCTCGGAACGTTAAATCTAGCAGAGCTGGGCTACAAACAAGAGTCAGAGAACTTCTGGAGGATGGCTGGGGATAAGGATGAGGTCGGGGTACGCTGGGATCGAGTGGGTTCAAGCACTGAGGTTCTCCGCAGCTACCTCTGCCTTCGAGTTGCCCTTTACACGACCCGGGTGACATTTCAGGTTCAACTGAGTTTCGTGGGCGCTCTCATCTTGGCTCCTGATAATTCGGGTCTGCATGGACCTGTCAAGTACCGCAGGGTCGGGTATGGAATCTTCAGCCGTGAGGTTTGGCAAGAGGGTGAACTGGGTAGGAGGGTTATCAAGCTTGTTTAG